In Bos indicus isolate NIAB-ARS_2022 breed Sahiwal x Tharparkar chromosome 10, NIAB-ARS_B.indTharparkar_mat_pri_1.0, whole genome shotgun sequence, the DNA window CCTCTACAATTTTTAGAGGGTACTGGTTGCCAAGCTACTGTGTTTTCATCCTTTCTCACCATCAATACCTTGCTTTTCATTTGGAAATTTGATCCGTCAGTTTGGTAGCTTGGATGAGGCTGAGCTAGCCCTGGTTTAAGCCACGTAATTAGGgttacctcccccaccccctcagtATAAACACTGAGAAGCGTAGGATAAGAATGTACATTTCCACCAATAATGTGTGAAAATGCCTACTTCATTACTGTCTTCCAACATTAGTATTTACCTTTTCATTGCTACTGTTGATGCCTTGAAATCAATTTTTAGCTCTAGCAAGATGCATGACTTCTACATCATTATAGAAAAAGAAGCTGGATCATTCTGGAAAAAATAAGGAGATATAGGACAAAGTAACATGAATATATAATTaaccaaaaatacaaagaataaaaggATAGAAATAAGCCCAAACTATCTAGACCTATGTAAAtaggttaaagtgaaagtggctttgtggtgtccgactctttgaaaccctctTTGaaactatatacagtccatggcattctccaggccagaatactggagtgggtaacctttcccttctccaagggatcttcccaacccagggatcaaacccaggtctcccacactggaggcggattctttaccagctgagccaccagggaagcccaggaatacagGAATTGGTGGCCTATTCCTTcaccagcggatcttcctgacccagaagccaaatcagggtctcctgcattgcaggcagattctttaaatacCCCcattgagccaaaaaaaaaagcctaaatgtTATTGTTAAGAgaccttttattttgtttatttaatttttggtgcCTAGACAGGGACTTACCTCGACCCTCAGATTAAAAGTctgatgctttaccagctgagctacccaggctGTTAAGAAACATTTTAGATGAAGTCTGAAAGAATGGTCAGAGATATACCACAAGAATGCAGACAAAAAGGGAGCAAGGATGGCATTTATTAACATGTGAAAAGAACTcaagacacacacaaaattgaatgaaacaaagataaatatttttaatgataaaaggtacaattcacaaagaagatagacatcagAAACCATTAGACacttaacaacaaagaaacaaatatgcctaaagcaaaaatcagaataaatataagggaaaagaaaaaattataatcatagtgagacatattaacatttctctgagaatattgtatcaagtgcagaaaaaaataagaacatctCGAATGATGTCAttagtaatttaaatataatagatttagaATCTTATATCCtccacaaatatataaaaattttgtatctcatatGTTATTAGCTGTccataggacatttagaaaaactggcaaaaatgtaaacattacaaaaagtaaaattctttttcttcttactcAAAGTTTTCCAACTCATTTTATTTTGCagtgttttttttcttactcAGAGCTTTccaacacattttattttgcagttttcaAGTAGAATTCTTATAGGATAGGTTCTTTGaccataatatataaaaattgagGAGGAAATATCTAAAcatgtagatatatttttaagattctaaaTAATTCTCAGGCcaactataaaaacaaatatgtgGTGTCCCAAAGACGAAAGAACAAGGTGAACAAGGAGGATCTTGGAatacaggaacagaaaaaaacCAGAACTTTatcgtccttccctcccccaggtTGTTAACTATTGAAGAATCTTTAGGCTctcctgagcagtataacctgtTTCCCCTCCTACCCCAaatagggagaaggtatttgcttTACTCTTCCCTCACCCAGTATACTATCCCACTCCTTGGACCTGGGCTATAAAAATGGACCAAGGACCCATGTTCAGTGTCAGCTCTCCCAGACTATCAGGAAGCCGGCCTACTGTGCCAGTAGCGACTCTCCCGTcccccactctaataaactttattctcctttCATTCTGCCTCGTGTCTGGAGTTCTTTTCCAACCCTGGCATGGACCACAGCAAAATACTCCTAGAAGCGTATCAGAAGAAGAATGTCTCCTGTCCAAACATTTTATTACAGGAATGCAAAACTAGTTAAACGATAGAAAATGCATTAAGGCAGTGTTTGTATTAAATAGCTTGAAAAGAGAAGGACCATATTCTAGAAGTTAAGAAGGAAGTTGATATGGCTATTCTAAATTAGACATCttgatgaaacagaaatagaatggaACTTCTTTAACAAGAAAATGAATGTACATATGCAACAAAAGGCAATAGAGTTTGTTccgtgaaagtgaagagtaagaTAAGGATGTCACTatcacatgtatacccgtggcggattcattttgatgtttggcaaaactaatacaattatgtaaagtttaaaaataaaataaaattttaaaaaactgtttaatCAATGAAATAAGACACATTTTGTAAAGGAAGAGACAGAATTATCATCATTTGCAGATGATAACGATGTCTACTTAGAAAATTCAAGAATCATCCAACGAAACTAttagaatgaaaataatttcagtCAAGACCTgataaaagataaatagaaaaagaaagcttttatatttatatgttagCAATAACGAATTATGAAGTCAAATGGAAAATTTTGGTTCACAAAAGCAAGTAGGTTAATGTATGTGAAACACGTAGCACAGTTCCTAGTAGATAATGTTATATGAATAATCTGTAAcaataaaatactgattttataGATTCCTAGAGGTGAAATTACCAAGacaaaagatacatttttaagattcttgattttaaaaaatatgtatctaactttttattaaagtataatatgcATATTAGAACTCATAGAACATCTCCAGCACTCCAAAAGTCCCCTGCGTGTCCCCTCTTTGTCCCTAGTCATTTTCCTCCCAAGggtatctcttttttaaaaattattcttttaatagaagattgatttttctttttttagatatttattaatttatttatttggctgcaccgggtcttaattgtggcatgtgggatctttaatctTCCTTGcgacatgcgggatctttagttgcagcatgtaggattttttttttatatatagtttcagcatttgaactcttagttgtggcatgcaggatctagttccctgaccagggatcgaatccggggccccctgcatagggagcatggagtcttagtcactggagcaccagggttGTTCTGGCACGATATTTCTGACTTCTGACCACACTGATTAGTTTTGCTAGGTTTACACTTTATTTGAGTGGAATCATACCTATGTACCCTTtaagtctggcttcttttgctcagcatTACATTTATGagatttattcatatttctcatgTGCTTGTAGATTACTCATATTGCTTTATAGTATTTCTTTGCATGAATTTACCATAAGTTTCATTCTTCTACCCAACTACTAGTACTTTCCCGTTGGGGGCTATTATgaaaagtactaaaaaaaaaaagcactgctgGGAGCACACATGGCATGTATGATGCCTGTCTTTTGGTGGACCTGAGGACAGTGTCCTTTTGCACACCTACCCTACCCacggcttcccaggcggtgcagtggcaaagaatccgcctgccaattcaagagatgcatgagatgcagtttcagtcctggtccggaagatcctctagggaaggacatggcaatgcacaccagttttcttgcctggaaaattccatgaacagaggagcctagcgggctacactacagtccatggggtcgaaaagagttggacacaactgagtgactgagcacactcacacaCTAGATTGAAAAGGGAATGTGCTTATTCACCTCCAGAAGATACTGCCAAGCAGCTTTTCAATgtgactataccaatttacacaCCAAAAGacatatgagagttccagttgctgcCCATACTTGCTGATACTTTTTCATTTGAGCCATTCTGATGGAAGTGTAGTGTTATtgcattatagttttaatttgcattttcctgatgactaatgaagTTGAGCtcctttttatacatttattgccCATTTTGATATCTTGCAAAGCATCAATTGCCATTTTCCtagtttgctttatttcctattgatttgtaagagtttttttttttttttttgtctgaatcaagtcttagttgtggcacacagggtcttctgttgtggcgcatggactctctagttgtggcttagttgcacctcggcatgtaggatcttagttccctgagcagggattgaactctcatcccctgcattgcaaggtggattcttaaacactggaccaccagggaagtcccttgaaagAGTTCTTAATATACACTTGCTACAAACCCTTTGTTAGATATAAGAGTTGCAATATTTTAccccattctgtggattgtctttttacTCTCTCAATGGTATCTTCTGGTGAATAGAAGTTCATAATTTCAGTATTATCTATCAAAAATTTCCTTTGTAGTTAGCACTTTTTCATGTCTTGTTTTTTTCCAACCAAAATTGTTTTTTCAGTAccataaacttattttaaaatctttttctctaTGACTAAATACACAATTATAATAAAAGTAATGTGTTTTTCTGTTGTCAAgatgggtgtgtgctaagtcacttcagttgtgtccaactctttgcaaccccgtggactgtagccagtttcctctgtccatgggattctccaggccagaatactagagtgagttcccatgtccttctccaggggatcttcccgacccaggggtggaacccacatctcttatgtctcctgcattggcaggcagtttctttacaactagtgccaccttTGATGCCAAGATGGGTAGAATATGTTAAAATCCACCTACTGGATTTTCTTTAAATAGTCCTCCAAAGCATCCTGATAAAAGGCAGGaagttttcacttttgcttttgtgAAAGGACCCAGAATGCCTTAAGTGCAAATGTGCCTGGCTAGTAATGACATGTATTATGTCTCTCACATTTTTATCATTGGTTCTTCTGTCGAAAGTTCTCTTGTGAAATACCACATGTTGTATTTTTCAAACATACGAATATCCAGGGGAAGGAACATCATCCTTCTGCTGCTATGATAGTACATTgctctttttgtgtgtgatgcaaggacttctcattgcagtggcttctcttgttccccAATatggggctctagggcacacaggcttcactagttgtggcacgagggctcagtagtagcagctcctgggctctagagcacaatctcaatagttgtggcatataggcttagttgctccatgacatgtgggatcttcctggaccaggaatcaaacctgcattggcagggggattccttTACCGTTGAGCTTTTGAGAAAGCCGATAGTACTTTGCTCTTAAGCATATGACAATACCTTGTGCTTTTCCAGTATAATTTGCAGCGAGATCTGCACGGAGGCTCTGTATACCCAGTATTTCCAGTGTTAAATAAGGAAGAGAGCTCTGTGTGTTTTCATCATAATTTTCCAGTTTCCACATGTTATTGTATACTTTGTcatccaatttttttcttcttcatcaaTGATTTTTAGAAGCCATTTTTGATCAGATTATGTCTTTTGACAGCAGCCTCCCATCCACTTTTCCCTCTCAGTGATCGGTGTCTTTTGACAGCAGCTTCCCATCCACTTTTCCCTCTCAGTGATCGGtgtgggggcctggttttccatcTTTGCTGGGGCTGTGTGAAGTCAGTCTGGGGCCCAGAAACAGGGCCTGCTTTGCTGGTGCCCAGACCTTCCACAGCTCAATAGCCACAGACTGATGGGGTGGATTATCACAGTATATATAgtccacagttttgttttgtttttcaaaactgCATTCGCATCAGTCCAATTGTTTTCTCAGAGACTGAGTCTTTAACCAGCCTGATCTAGTTCTGCACTGAATTCACTCAATGCAAGAGCAGAGCTCTGGGATTCTGCAGGGAGCAACAGGGAACATAAGTAGCCATCATGGTATTGTTTCCACAGCAGCTCCAGGAAGTAGCAGCCTATGCGCAATCCACTGGCTCCACTGGCCATGGCCATGCTCCCCTTGGGTCCCATGAGTCTGGAAGGTGGAGGCGGTAGCACACAGTGGGGATCccaaattgttgctgttgttttttttttttttttttggctgcacctcgtGGCATCTTGGTTCCTTGACACCTGCCCCTtgcgttggaagcatggagtcttaaccactggatcaccaggcaagtcccccaaACTGTTTCTTAAAGTAGGTGAATTGCAATATACAcagtcattgttgttcagtcactaagtcatgtctgactctgcgaccccatggactgcggcatgccagacttccctgtctttcactatttcccagagtttgctcaaactcatgtctattgagtcggtgataccatccaaccatctcatcctctgtctcccctttctcttcctgccctcaatttttcccagcatcagggtcttttccaatgagtcggctctttgcatcaggtggccaaggtattggaacttcagcatcagtcattagATGTGAATAAATGCTTGTTTTGTCATATTCATCCCAGGCTTTAGCAAGTTCCCAGCTGGCCTGAACATCTTGCCTTTTGGTAGTACTGAGACTTGAATGGTGCCTAACTTACTCCTTTACTAGCTAGAGAGTTGCATCATTTACCAAATCAGATACTGTTCATAAAATGCCCACCTTACATCAATAGCATCTCTTTGGTAATGTGCTTCTCCAGGGCTACTTCTGGAGGGGCAAGAGGTGACACATTCTTTCCATTAACATATGTATTTCATGTCTCAGAGTGGCCTGTGCCAAGACTGTGCTTGAGGAATCTTGgaaacacagtttaaaaataataatagatagtATTTAGCAAGCACTTATTAATTGCTCACTATAAATAGTTCATTTATCATTAATATCAATATCcatcaataataatatttattgtgcAGTTATTAAGGCACTATGCTAAGAGCTTTGTGTGTGTTATCCCATTTCATCTTCATAGTAATTCTGTGAGGCAGGAAGTCTTTTTATCCCAGTTTTAGAGATGAAGGAACTGAGGTTCAGTGAGGTTAAGGAAATTTCCCCAAGGAACTTTGCCTTTAAGTGTTCTAACTAAGTAAATGCCCAAACAGGATAGAAATGCAGGTCTGCCTATTCACAGCCTATATTAGCTCTCTGGTCATACATGTGTATCTAACAGACATGCTGTACAAGCCAGTTTGATGCAGCTGGAAAAGTCTTTCCTATAATTGTTGCAGTAAGGTTAGAATATTCCAGCAATTAAAACTTCACAATACTactctcccaagtcatcccaccctccccttctccttctgcatccacaaatccattctctacatctgtgtctctattcctgccctccaAACGGGGTAACCACTactatagataaaatagatagtgggaagctgctatttaggagggagctcagctcagggctctgtgatgacctacgggggtggggtgggaggtgggagggagactcaagagggaggggatggatgtttacatatagctgattcactttgttgtacagcaaaaactaacacaacgttggaaagcaattatactctgacaaaagataaataaataaaaagcactgAAAAAAGCTTCAGAATACAATTGCATAGCCTGGCATAAAAGACTCTTTGTGATGTcatgcccccacctccccccgcaACAGAACCACTCTGCTTATACTGCCTTCAGAACGTCATGATATTTGTGGCTTTCTGCCTTGAGACATACTATTCTGTTTCACATGCCCTTCCACTCAATTTGTcaaattcctttaaaattcaGCTTAGACAGTGTCTTTTCCATCTAAACCTCCATCTAAACATCTAAATCTTCCTTAATTTCCCTCTGACAGCATTAActcttctgttctctgtatcAACCTCTTGCgtgcatgctaggttgcttcagtcatgtcgactctttgcaaccctgtggactatagcccaccaggctcctccatccatggtattctccaggcaagaatactggaatgagttgtcatgccctccttcagggatctttccaacccacagatcaaatccctgtctcttacacctcctgcattgcaggcagggtagctcagctggtaaagaatccgcctgtgatgcaggagaccccagttttattcctgggtttgtaagatcccctggagaaaggataggctacccacttcttgggcttccctggtggctcagctagtgaagaatccacctgcaatgcgggagacttaggtttgatccctgggttgggaagatcccctggataagggaaaggcttacctactccagtattctggcctgtagaattccatggattgtatagtccatggggttgaaaacacgactgagcaactttcacttcattagaGGGGCtgatgggcttcctaggtagggcactactggtaaagaagtgaagtgaaagttgcttagtcttgttcgactctttgcaaccccatggactatacagtccttggaattctccaggccagaatactggagtgggtagcctttccctttgccaggggatcttcccaaaccagggattgaacccaggtctcctgcattgcaggtggattctttaccaactgagctagccGGGAAGCCCCTCTACTTAATATGAAACTGTGttgctcactcattcattcaacatgaaATACTATTCTTTTCAGGCAGTAGGCTAAGTTTTAGGAGACAGAGTTAAATAACACTTTTGGAGGAGGACTATATGCTAAAGCACGGACAAAAACTAGCTATTAATAGTAGCTCTCACCGGCTGAAATAAAGAATAGGTTTCCACAAGTTGGGATGGGTGGGGAGAGCATACGGTAGGAGAAAACTGTGCTGGGACATTCTGATTCAGCCCAAACTTTGGAAAACAAGAGCTGGTGATCCAGTTGGGCATTTACTGGGATCAAAGTTCATGCTGTGGAACAGGGTGACATCTGTTCAGCATCTTGGGTTGGTTTTGAGCCCTTGTGGGGAAAGGAGTTAGGACCAATGCTGAGAGTTGTCTGAAAAGGAGACTTTGAGATACTCTGGGCGTATGTTGTGCTGGCTGTGGAACCAGGGAAAGGCTATTCTCCTCAATTCCACGTGGAACTCAACACTGCTGTGTTATCTTGATGGTAGCTTTCAGCACATTGGCTGGTAGCCCCCTGGGGTAGGGACACTGGCATTTCCACAGAGCCCTGTCTGCAGTGGCCATGGCAGAGGCTATGAGTAGAAGACATTGAAGAGGGGAAACTAgagcaaaaaaggaagaaaaaggtggATGCTGAATGAAGGACTATGGCTGACAGACTGATTCCTGCATCTATTAAGACACACCTGAGGTCTTCCACTTAAAATTGGGGCGAGAATATGAATTCTGAACTGCTGAGATATCTCTATACGTAACATATTTATATTCTGATCAGATATATAATCTTAAATTATAACCACAAATTATTAAGTCCTGGAGACATCAGAGtatactttttaatttgtttttagggAACTACATCTCATTTATCTTTATGTCCCAGGACCTATCACAAAACTTGACATGTAGCAACTGGTGACAAAATATTTGTGGATTTATTTAACAAAGGAGTTGGGAGAGGTCAGAAAAGCAGGGTGCAGAGcatcacacatacatgcacatgctgAACACTTGAGGATTTCTTCTCAATCTGACCAGACCCAGAATATGAAGCAGAAATGGAATCTGTGCCAAGGGGTTTCCAGCCCCCTTTGAATTCTGCCCAGTGTGTATGAGGACATACCGAGACAAGTTCCGTGGCAGTTAGAAAGTGAACTGGCTGCCAAGATGGAGAGGGAGGAGCAAACAGTCTTCACCTTCTACTATCCCGAGGTTCCCAAAGTCAAGGGGGACCGGAGATACCGAAGGGTGAGGAGATGCCTAGTTGTAGTTCAATGGGAAGAAGAGGACTTGTTTAGAGGTGGGTCTAGACAGAGTGTCCTAAAGATAGGGAAAAGATGACCCTGACCGTTTTTTATGGAAGGGGTAGGGAGAGATGTCCTAGGCTCACATGTGGGGGTACTTGAGGTAGAGAAGAGCAGGAGACCCCGGGGAGTAAGGGTTATCTTCTTGGGTAGGCAATATCTCCCTCATCCCTCGCCCTTGTAGCCTACCCTCCCCACCCAACATCCGAGTGCCTTGATGCCACCCCAGAGGCGACAGCAGCATGTGGATCAGACACACACCTACATCCGAATGTTCTGTGGCAGCCTCTGTGGCTTTAGCCTCCTAGTGCTGATCTGCATGTCCCCACTGAACTGGGTGCAGTTCCTGGTGATCAATGATGGCCTTGAGCTCTACGCAGGACTCTGGATCCCATGCAACCATGAGCTGTGCTGGAGCCACACACCCAAGCCACCCTGTGAGTGTCACTGAATTGAATGCTGCAGGCCCCACAGTTCCAGAATTTTCTGCCACATTGGCTCTTCATCTTTTTTCCTCCAAGATCTTTTGACCTTCACCTCTGAGTCCAGAAGGGATCTCAGCCAGACTGTGAACATGGACGTCCTTTTCTCTGATATCCTCAGTGTACCCTTTCTCCTTCATACCTCaggtcatttcctcttccaaattATGAGCTGATAGCCTTTTCCTCTCTGTAAAGAACTTGTTTGTCATTTATGAGCTGTTCTTGTGATGCAGTGAGATTGTTAGTCTAATGTGGTTTGCAGAAATAGGAGTGCTGGATCATAACTGGAAGATACAGCAAAGTGTCTCAGCCTCCGTCAGTTTTAACTTTCAAGGTCAGTTCGTTCTGCTAACTGTAGAAGAGAAGTTGAATGCGTGTCAGATATGTAGTATAACAAATGCCAGATATTTAGAGAATAAATTGTCAAATTTGTGTGAATTTAAGTAAATCTGAAGATGCaacacataatattaaaaaataaatttctaggggaacttccctagtggtacagtaGCTAacagtcccaatgcagggggcccaggttcaatccctggtcaggctacaagatcccacatgccacaactaggacctggcacagcccccaaaataaatatattaaaaataaatttctagggCTAGAAGATACCATATGCATGAAGTTTTTCAACCAGAACTAAGACTTAGAGGAAAGCTAAAACTG includes these proteins:
- the LOC109564745 gene encoding transmembrane protein 202-like isoform X2, which codes for MEREEQTVFTFYYPEVPKVKGDRRYRRPTLPTQHPSALMPPQRRQQHVDQTHTYIRMFCGSLCGFSLLVLICMSPLNWVQFLVINDGLELYAGLWIPCNHELCWSHTPKPPYYLQYSRAFFLISVFTILVVLGWLFSSCLPRRGRVTGNLDLKVSMLSFISASCLLLCLILFLEQVDLYTSETVDSALLWPYQGLSPSSIT